The segment ACAAAGAAGGTAACCaattgattataaatatttatttttttcaaattaaaattgattgaaccaagtttagggtttagctaatcatttttgtttgttctgTTTTGAAATCATAGTTGAGGATGGACATGTGAAGCGTTGCCATGATGATGACATACAGTCCAATATACTTGAAGTAGTTGGATCAAACATACAGTCTACATACATCACATGCCCCGCTGATCTTTCCGCAACTCTTGGTATCAAACTACCCTTTCTGGTATTGGTtgtgaagaacatgaagaagtATTTCTCATTCGAGATTCAGATTCTTGATGACAAGAATGTGCGCCGGCGTTTCCGAGCTTCTAACTTTCAAGTACGTTTTGTCTTGTCTTCCCCCCTTGTTTCATTCAGTCTCTGAATCCTTTATTGATGTCTTGGGTTGTTGAATGTTTGGTTTTGTAGTCTGTGACTAGAGTAAAGCCATATATATGCACAATGCCATTGAAGATGGATGAGGGATGGAATCAGATCCAGCTGAACTTGACTGATCTTACTAGGAGAGCTTATGGGACTAATTACGCCGAGACTTTGCGAGTTCAGGTTCATGCTAACTGCCGTCTCAGAAGGATATATTTTGCTGATCGTCTCTACTCGGATGAAGAGCTTCCTCCAGAGTTCAAACTCTATCTCCCAGTGCAGGTCAGATATTAGATACTACTCTTCTCTCCTTGGATGACTCATTTTTACTTACAAGACTCCCTTTTGTTCGACTGCAGAAAGCATGAGCGTGTTCCTGCCCCCTTGTCGTGGAAGCTACTTTTAGATAGACCTAGAGCGTCTTAGGTTAGGTGAGAGTTTCAGGATGGCTTGTAGCATTCACAGCATTTGGAATTTGCCGTACCTTGAGCAGCTTGGCTTTGATAAATTATGTTTGTTGTGTCTTTATGAAATGGGATCATATACGCTTAAGATTTTCAATGAGTATTGTACATGACTGAATCATATCATTCATGATTGTGTGCTAATTTTGAGGAAACAAACATTCAAATGGAATgcaaattcaaatttatttgagAGGAGTTAATGCCACATCAAGCCGAGAACACAATTATAGATATGGGTAAACTGCAGGATCTTTTTATAACATACAGAAGGATGTTTTACTGGCCAATGACCCGCTTGGCCCCTTCTAAGGTGTTCTTGAGCAGCATTGCCACTGTCATTGGGCCTACACCACCAGGGACCGGAGTTATGAAGCCTGCAACTTTAGAAGCTTCGGCGAAATCAACATCTCCAACCAACCGGTATCCAGATTTCCTGCTCGGGTCGCTGACTGCGTTAGTTCCAACGTCGATCACTGCAGCCCCTGGTTTTATCCAGTCTCCCTTGATCTGAAAATGTCAAAGACGAGAGTGGTTTTTGAATTTGATGAAAATTATTCACATTTGTCTCTACTCAACTACTGGATTATCTTCCTAAAGAAGAGTCAGAAACAATCACCATGCAGGCCTGTCCAGCTGCAGCAATAACGATGTCAGCTTCCTTTATGATAGCCTCGGGATCTTTGGTGTGAGAATGTACAGTAGTAACAGTAGCATCAGCCTTGAGCAATAGAAGTGAAACGGGCAAACCAACAATGTTACTCCGACCTACAACAACAGCTCGTTGCCCCTTAATCTTTATGCCACTCCTCACCAAGAGCTCCAGACATCCCTGCACACAAGAGACTCACTCACCTCATCAATTAATTATCCATGAAGAAAAGAAGTCAGTATGCAAAAAGAAGGAAGGAGCAGTAAAGTACCTTAGGGGTGCATGGAAGGAAGAGGGGTTCTCTGCCTTTCATGGCTAGCTTACCAATATTCAAAGGATGGAATCCATCTACGTCTTTATCAATGCTGATAGCCCCCAAAACATTCTCCTCATTGATATGTTTCGGCAATGGGAGTTGAACTAATATACCTGCAAATAAATTTCTACAGCTCAGTAATGAAACAGACAAAAGTTAAAAAGTAAAGTATAACCGACCATGGACTTGGGGATCTGAATTGAGTTGATGAACTTTGGTTATAAGCTCAGCTTCAGGAACATCTTCAGGTAGGTCCACATCAAATGACTTGATCCCAACCTCAGCGCATGCTTTCCTCTTCATATTCACATAAGTCTGTGAATCTTTCCGTACACCAACTATGACAACCGCTAGTCCTGGGACCTGCAcgaagggaaaaaaaaaaagactccaTTCATTCTTGTGCTTTGTTACAATGTGATCAGAAACTCGGTTGAAACATTATGAATAACACACATTTCAACTGTTTATAAtgatattaaacatatataaacttAGCACACAAACTCAATGATATTAAGACAGAAAGTATGCTACTTGAGGTAACCAAGACTAGAGAATGCTAGAGTCAGACACAAAAATTTAATGTTCTCATGAATAGAAGTAACAAACGCAGACGCAGTTTCAAAACGATTCAACAGAAATATAGCGTTTACATTTGAGCTTTGTTTAAGCTAGTTCAGCCTAAGATGTGTGATCATCGCTTCGCTCTTATATTGAACCTTAAAGCTAATCACTTTACACGATCAATCACGCTTAGCAGACAAATTGTATCTTTGAGTGATAAAACTGTGAAAATTGACTACCTTGCCGTGTTTCTCAGATAAAAGGCGAACTTCGTCGGCGATCTCTGATCGGATGGTATGAGCAATCGCCTTTCCATCGATTATCTTCGCCGTTGGTGACGCCATCTAGTCGGAATCTCCCTCTCTATGTCTGGTCAGTACAACTCTCAGGTAGTGTCTGTCTATCCACCTGTCAAAAGATAACGACTTTTTATATCTGAATCTATCCGCGAATAGGAATATTCCTACTCATGCAACCAAACGTTATCTAAATTTCCGCGAAATCGAACCAAACAAGAAAACGACGTCGTGTGCAGGGTGGGCCGGATCGTAACTTACGCGAGGCTTTATCGAGGTCACGAAAACCCAAATCCGTTTGTATTAACACCCCACGCCGTAACGGCGAATCTATTACCCTCCCAGCGTTTTCCGGGACAGTAAAAGAAGATTTCTTATGGCGGTTAATCGGGTCACAGAGGTGTACGTGTCGCCACATCAGTGGTCAACAGTGCGCGTATATTAAATTGTATACTCacgtgtgtgtatatatacatagaCTTGGTGTTGTTTTCCCGCGCGAGATTAAATTTCTTCTTAGGGTTTGAAGCAGAGAGAGAGCGTTACGTAGATATCTCTCACACCGTTTCTTCTTTAATTCGTCTCGATTTAAGGCGGAGGCGTTAGCAGTGAGAGAGCTCTTAAATTTCGGATCTTTCTGTTCAGCTTTTTAACCAGCGACGTTTTGGTTTTGGGATCTCTGTGATTACTACAGAAACATATGTAAGATCTTTTCTCTTGTACCTAgctttttgaattttatattttgagtaaagcttttgaattttaatttggGTTTGGATTTTCGTAATTTTTTAATGGATTCGATTGGAAATTCGAGATTTttcttgaataaaaaaaaattcaaaatttcgaCAGAATTAGGGGGGAAATCTTCTTCAAGTTCAATTTGTGTGATTAATTAGGGTTCCTATTGAAGTTCAATTTGTGTGATTAATTCTCCTATTAACGCATCATATCCCCTAAAAagtactttatttttatttttcagtgTATTGAGAGGGAACGATTAGTTGCGTTTGCGAGCATGGAAGAAGTTGAGCCTCCACTGACACCACCACCCAATGACTCTAATGGAAATAGAAGTGAAGCATCTCTCTTGGACTTATGCCAGgttctttgtttgatttttaatgttgtatatttatatcataCACAATGAACTTGAAGAATATTCAGCTCTAATCCCCctttaatctaatttgatttttgCAGAAGGTTCTGTCTCTTGAGAGTAGCATTTGCGTTGAAGCTTTGAATTTGTTTGCAGAAACCAAACTGATTTTGTCAACAAACATGGCTGACATTGGAAGTGGAACGGTGATAATATACACTTTtgtctctcttctttttctccttttatCAGTATTATGATTAATTCTTTGTTGTTATGCTTATTAGGCGGAGGAAGTGGAGAGGTTCTGGTTTGCGTTTGTTCTCTACTCAGTGAAGATGCTTTCTGTGAGAAAACAAGTGGACGTCCACCAGTCAATGGCTGGTGGTAATGGTTTTAATCTATGTCAGATACTAAGGGCTCTAAAGCTCAAGTACGTAATCCCAATTTCTTCTTGcctttcttttaataatatatatttgttttgataaTATTCTTTGTTTATGTTTCAGTATTGTGGATTTCTTTAGAGAGTTGCCTCAGTTTGTGGTCAAGGCTGGTCCTGTGCTTTGTCAACTTTACGGTTCAGACTGGGAGAACAGACTTCAGGTACTGTCCTTACCtctttatatatagttttatgttgCATCAttgctaattttttttacttaatagGCAAAGGAGCTGCAGGCTGACTTTGTCCATCTTAGCCTTCTAAGCAGGTGAGTTTAGTTCATCTCCTGTCTTGCAGTCGTACCTCGTTTTTCTTTGTCCTGTGTGCATGATAGTGGTTGACATAGATATACACCTTCGTAACACCTTAATCTGAGAAGCAGACTTTCTCACTATGCAATGATCAGAATATGGGCTTGAATTGCTACTTCTATGTATGTGACTGACTCTTTTCTTGGTGACAGTTACTACAAACGTGGGTACCGGGAATTCTTCTTGACATACGACGCAAACGCAGAAAGTACCTCAGCAAACTCTGCTAGTTATTTGCCGGATAGTTACCGTTTTGGATGGTTACTCTTTCTTGCACTCCGAAACCACGCTTTTAGTCGCTTTAAAGACCTTGTGACATGCACTAATGGCCTAGTTTCTATACTGGTTAGTAAACACTCCCTAGTTTGTCCATTCATTACTATTTGTTATACTTTCGTTACTTGACAGACGCTTCATTTTCAAAATCAGGCTATTTTGATCATACACGTCCCTTGTCGGTTTAGAAATTTCAACATCCAAGACTCTTCACGCTTTGGTAAGTGTTTATTTTATTGTAGCCACTTGACCTTGTCGGATTGAATATATTTATCCCCTATTCTCATTTCTGTGATGAATTTCAGTTAAGAAAGATGACAAAGATGTAGACTTGATTGCATCGCTTTGCAAGATATATGACGCCTCAGAAGATGAGTTGAGGGCAATAATGGAGAAGACCAACAATTTGATAGAATCAATACTGAAGAAGAAGCACTCTTCTTCATCCGCATGCCAAACTGACAAGCTAAGAAGTATTAACCCAGGTTGGTCTAAGAACATTTTTTCCATTTCACATAGTGTTGTGAGTTGATTGAATAGCTACCtggtttttctataaaaatggAGTTTCGTTTTCAGATGGTCTGACCTACTTTGAGGATTTACTGGACGAGAGATCCATCTCAACCAGCTTGATCACACTAGAAAAAGATTACGCTGATGCAGTCTGTAATAAAAGCGAACTTGATGAGAGGATCTTCATCAATGAAGAGGATAGCTTGCTTGGATCTGGAAGCTTATCTGCAGGAGCTGTTAATATTACTGGCGTTAAGAGGAAAACTGATTCTCTGAGCTCACCTGCGAGGACATTTATAAGTCCACTCTCTCCTCATAAGTCACCTGCCGCTAAGACGAATAGTATTATTGGTGGTGGTAATAAGTTGACAGCAACACCAGTGAGGACAGCAATGACAACTGCCAAATGGCTCAGGACTGTTATACGTCCGCTTCTGCCGAAACCTTCTCCTGGGCTGGAACATTTCCTGAAATCATGTGATAGGGATATAACAAGCGATGTCACACGAAGAGCGCATGTAATATTGGAAGCTATTTTTCCAAATAGTTCCTTTGGTTACCAATGTGCAGGCGGAAGTTTGCAACCTGTTAACCTTATGGATGACATATGGGCAAAAGAGCGGAGATTAGAAGCTATCAAGCTATACTACAGAGTTCTTGAGGCAATGTGTAGAGCAGAAGCTGAGATTTTGCATGCTACCAACTTAAACTCTTTACTGACAAATGAGAGGTTCCATAGATGCATGCTGGCGTGTTCAGCTGAACTGGTTCTGGCTACCCACAGAAGCATAACAATGTTGTTCCCGGCTGTTCTGGAGAAGACTGGGATCACAGCCTTTGATCTCTGCAAGGTTGTAGAGAGCTTCATCAGATATGAGGATTCGCTGCCTAGGGAGTTGAGAAGGCATCTGAACTCTCTGGAGGAACGGCTGCTCGAGAGTATGGTATGGGAGAAAGGCTCTTCAATGTACAACTCTCTGATTGTTGCCAGGCCATCGCTTGCAGTGGAGATTAATCAGCTCAGATTACTAGCTGAACCGATGCCATCTCTGGATGCAATTGCAGCGCTTATTAACTTCTCTGGAGGACTAAATCATAATGCCTCATCTATCCAAATGCATGAAACATGTCCAGGTAATTTAGTTTGTATTCGTGTCAAAGCAGTTGAAACGCCTTATTGAACCTACTATTAATGGTGTGTGTGATTTTCTTACCAAATCTCTCAAACTTACAGGACAAAATGGGGATATTAAATCACCCAAAAGACAGTGTACTGATTACCACAGCATTCTAGTTGAGCGCAATTCCTTTACATCACCTGTAAAGGATCGTCTCTTGGCCTTTGGCAACGCTAAATCCAAGATGCCAGCACCTCCGTTGCAGTCTGCATTTGCTAGGTACATTTTGGGTCATTGTGGGAgttagtttggtttgatttatatCCATGTACTCGTTAAGTTTTAACTTTTTGGATATTTGTGTACAGTCCGACAAGGCCCAACCCAGGGGGTGGAGGAGAAACTTTTGCAGAAACTGGGATCAATATATTCTTCACTAAGGTAGCTGATCAATGCAATCTTGTGTGCTAAATGTCCAATACAACTTATAACTAATCGTTTGTTTGTCTTAACTACCATATTGACTACATGATGGTTTTCTACAGATTAGTAAATTGGCTGCTGTCAGAATCAACGGAATGGTGGAAAGGCTACAATTTTCTCAGGAGATAAGGGAGAGTGTATACCGTCTCTTTCAACATGTACTTGCTCAACGGACTTCTCTTTTCTTCAATCGACATATTGACCAAATCATTCTTTGTTGCTTTTACGGAGTGGCCAAGGTGAGTAGAGTACTTCATGGTCTTAAACTTTATGTTTTGTCTGTTTTATAATGGCTTATCTTCTGCTAACGCCTTTTTTCCATGAATAACCCCTCTAGATATCCCAAATGAGCCTGACTTTCAGTGAGATCGTATACAACTATCGGAAGCAACCACAGTGCAACCCGCTTGTCTTTGGCAGCGTTTATGTGGATTCTTTTCATTGTCGCCGTCAAGGGGTATTATTATATGTGAACACTTAACGTTAAGTTGAACTTGTTACTCTGTGAAGAAGACTAAAACTTGTGACAATGGCTTGTGTAACAGAGAATAGGGCCAGATCATGTTTACATCATCACATTCTACAACGACATATTTATTCCTGCCGCAAAGACGTTGCTGGTGGAGGTAGTTCCTGTAAGTAACGACCAGGCTGTGGAGGCCAATGATAAGCCTGAAGGTAGTTAAGAAATGTTAAGACGTGAGACTTTATCCATGAATCAGAACCTAAGCTAATTGATTGTCTTATATTGCATTTTACAGGTCATTGTCATGGATCCTCGAAAGTATCGGTGTTTCCAAGTGTTCCAGACATGTCCCCTAAAAAAGTATCGGCAGTACACAATGTTTATGTTTCTCCACTTAGGGGATCAAAGGTAAAGAGATCAAACTACTTAAAACTCTTCTTCACAGAGTAACCTTACCAGAGCCCTTATTTTTGACTAACCTTCCGTTGTACTGGTGAATTTGCAGATGGATGCTCTTATTTTACACAGCGCAAAGAGTTCCTATGCTTGTGTTGGAGAAAGCACACGTGCTTACCAGAGCCCTTCAAAAGACCTAACTGCCATCAACAACCGCTTGAACAAGTAAGTTTAAAACACACACATCTCTCATCAGCTTCTTCCATATATGCACAAGATTTGGCTAAAACCAACCCCTATATTGGTGtcacagcagcagcagcagcagcaacagcagCAAGCGCAAGAGGACGCTTAACTTTGACGTAGAACTGGTCAGCGATTCTATGGTAGCAAACAGCCTTCCCCTCAAAAACCAACAAAACCAAAATGGAAGTGATACGTCGTCCTCAGGTGGTGCATCCCTCAAAACTGAGCCACTACATTCATAGAGTTCTCTTCAACTATGCTATCTATCAACTGTAAATCCTTTCCCTAgagagttttttgtttttagctTTCTAGTCATCAAGTCAGGCTATGAGCCGCGATGGATTCCTTTTACTGTCTCTCTTtaacatttatcaataaaacaaatattattttacccTCATAATAAAAAGGAAGTTAATCCACATCCTTGCTGTAGATAAAAAATGGACGAAATGAGTATTACAATAACATTCATAGATTAAATATCTGAACTGGCCAACGACGCTTCTGACCCTTTGAGCTCACCCCTGTAGCCTCTAATGAGACGTCAATGCTGCGATGCTCAGACGCTCGTGCAACACTCACACGCAGATGGATGCTTGAGACTGGACTTTCTTCCGTTCCAATGGCTCCTCTTCTCTCAGCACCAGACAAAAGAGTGGCTGGTGCCAATGAGATTGGTTCTTGAAACGTTAAGACCGTCTGAGCCCAGTGTGTTGGAGGAGTGTAGGGTGATGTGGATAGTACGGTTGGGTTTTCCTTGCAGAACCTATTGGTGAAGCCTGTGTCAAACCACAACACAACACCGTGGCACAACCTAGCTTCTGTTTCTGAATCAATGGGCTCAAGCGTTGCTGTTGCTGTAAAATCTACTTCATCCGGCTTCATGGTAGCCAGGTCAAATGCCTACAAAAGGAAGAAACACATCAATTCAAAGGAAGTTGATTCTTAGATAGAAAGCAAATAAAGTTCGAGCAAGCTTTCAAACCTTGAGAAGGGCAGGCCCAGTCACTAAATCACGGTCCTCTATAACGTCAACAATGGGAATACGAGTAGTATCTTCAAGAATCTCCTTGCCAATTGAAGACATGTCAAAGCCATAGACATCTTCCCAGAAAGGAAGACTTGTGGCGCCTTTTCCAAATCCAGCAACAAACTTGAGATCCAAAGGAGGAGAACCAAAGGGATAAATAAAACTCATCAATATGATagcagaagaagaaacaaaaatttggagagaaagaaaaataacaatCACACCATTGTGGCTGTGTCAGGGAGGATTGCACCTCCAGGCTTCAACCACCGGTCTCTTGCATAGAGCACAGAAGTGAGCATTGACTCATATAGAAGGCAGTATCCCATCCATTCGCTGACCAACACATCAACACTTTGAGGTTGAATCTGTATGGAGTTTTCTAGCTCTTCAACCATTGAGTTTGCTACTTCAAGTACCCCATTATGCTCTTTATCATTAAACATTTTGTTATCCTTAGCAATCTattaggaaaagaaaaaacaatttcaaatgggAGAAGAgttaatataagaaaaataaagaaaacctttttttttgtaagtagAGAAAGCTAACCTTAGTTGCAACTTTGGCCATCTTCTCACTAGCTTCAACTGCAATTACCCTTGAAGCCCCAGCTTGAGCGGCAAAGAGACTACAGGCAAAGAAGACTGAATGTTTTAGTCATAACTGAGAGGCTTCCTGAAGAGAATGAGATGGCCACTATAGAGCACCTAACTAACCTCAATATTCCAGTTCCACAACCAACATCCATTACAACAGAGCCAGACAAGAGACTCGGATTCTTCAAAAGAGCATCCCTGTATGCTTCTGTTCTAACCTATAAATGAGAacaaaccaaaatgaaaaagcATCCAACAGTTGACAAACAGGCTCACATATCAGAAAATTGCATTTACCTTATCACTTATCATCTCCTTGTGAATCCCAAACGAACTATAAGATCCAAAATAATTCTCATTCACCTTCCTTACGTTCCTACCAACTAACCTCCCATCACAAACTCTAGCTTCTTCATCTTTCCCATTAACCACTACCAAACCATCCTTACAACTTCGTTTCAGGTCACTGCAGCTTGAGATAAGAGTAACACCCTTATTGCTTGACACAGAGCTTTCTCCTATAGCCTCAACGTCAATACTTAAATCCCCAAGCTTCTGCAAATCCTCCATCAAACCCTCTCTATCTAatccctcttcttcttcttcctcgtcatCAGCAAAGCTGTACAAAAGTGAATCCTCCTGCCAAAAGGGCTTCAGATACTTCTCATCATCCCAAGGAAAGTTCACATCTTTGACATCAACAGCTTTGTTCTCAGCCACCTAGTTTCATCAAAGGAGCCAActttatccaaaaaaaagacaaaaactttGTATAACAGGGAACACATAAAGTAATTAACCTGTGACCGAACATAGTTGATGAGCTTGAAGGAAGCGTAGAAGTCCAGCTTCAGCTCCTTTCTAACTCCGTGGAAGTCAAACCCGTGGCTCACAAGACAGTGCTCGAAGAGTAGAGCACAGGAAACGTAGTGAGAGTCACAGAACAAACAGAGGAAGTCAGATTCGGAGCCGTCACCGTCTTCCTCCataccagcttcttcttcccaGTCTCCCCAGTCTCCGTCTTCAGAGAAGTTCTCTTCTGTATCATCTTCATCGCTGTAGTTGTGAAGTTCGTCTTTAACCATCTTTGTTACCGCAGCAGCAGCCATGAGAGTGATAATAATATGTCAGACGGCGTTGAGTTCCTGAAGAGAGAGAGGGGTTTAAGAAGCGGAGAGACACAACCGGCGAAGGATTGGAGTAGTTAATGACGTTTCTACCCTTCTTCACAAAACCATTTGGTTCAATTAAATCATGACTTTAACCACAGAGTAAACCAAAATCTTATATTTACCGATTACGCCCATTTCGCCACTTAATGTTAAAACGACACCGTAGAATATCTGGAagttttttctttccttttctcaAATACTTTCGACAGAGTAAAGGACGTCCTACTGTTCGCGTGCTATATGGGCTATGGATTGGTTGAATTTAATTAAAGTTATAACTGTTGATTTGGTGGGTTGAGCCGGCCCGTGCAATCGTGCAACGCATGAGCAACTCATGAAAAAGCCCAGATAGCAAGCTATCTTGATGGGCTTTCTCCcttaaaaaatacaattaatatcGAGCGGGCCGATGGCCCACATATCAGatattaaactgataagaaCAGATACTACACTTGATCTTAGCCAAAAGGCCGAGAAAGGTATGATTAGGAAGTTGGGCTTCGCTTATCTTTTATAGCGCTAAGGTTATACCAACGTTTCTATATCTTACCGATGTGGGACATTTAGAAGGAGTTCAAGAACCGTCTATGTGAGCGATAATCAATACGACGTCGAGCCAGcagaaaaatgtaatttatcAATTAGGCCCCTCTTCCCATTCAATGGCAAAAACGACGTCGTTGActgtttctcttctttctcagCCTTTGATCCTTGGTTATTCATCTGAGGAAGAGAGAAAGATCCTCGCTTCAGCGATCAGATGGCGGCACCTTTCACGTTAAGGAAGATCGGCGTACCTCCGAACTCAGCGAACCTAACGGAAGCTCGCCGCCGTGTATTCGATTACTTCAGAGCTGCCTGTAGATCCATCCCTACAATCATGGACATTTACAATCTCCAAGACGTCGTCGCGCCTTCTCAGCTCCGTTTCTCAATCTCTGCTCAGATTCGTAAAAACGCTCACGTCACTGACCCTAAGGTACCCTCTCCTAATCAATTGAGCCCTTTTTTTTGCTTGTTATATTGCACTTTTGACTTGGCATCTATGTTTGAAAGTTGAGAGCTTTGGGGACTTAAACCTCCTGGGTAGTTGAGTCTTTTCGATGATAAAGTGTCTTTGTGTGTTTGTTGCTGGGTAGAGAGTTTCTCAGAGCGGAAAGGTGTGAGCTTTGGGGGACTTAAACCTTCTGGGTAGTTAAGTCTTTTCGATGATTTAAGTGTCTTCTGGATTGGGTGTTGGATAGAGTGTTACTGAGAGCGGAAAGGTGTGAGCTTTGGGGACTTTATCTTCTGGGTAATCGAGTCTTATCGATGATCAAAGTGTGTATTGTGTGTTGGGTGCTGGGTAGAGAGTTTCTTAGAGCTGAAAGGTGGGAGCTTTAACTACTCGTTTTACTTGTTACACATTGAATGCAACTTCTTGTGTTTGGATGCCAGTCAGTGATCATGGTTTATTGTTCTCTGTTGGCTCTTTTGGAATGCAATATATAGTGTTCGTGATGATAGTGTGGCTTCTTCTGCAGGTGATTGATCTTCTTCTATTCAAGGGAATGGAAGAGCTGACTGACATAGTGGATCACGCAAAGCAGCGTCACCATATCATCGGTCAATACGTGGTTGGTGAAGGGCTCGTCCAGAACACCGGAAGCAAGGATCAAGGAAAGTCTGATTTTCTCAAAAATTTCTACACCAGCAACTACTTCTGAACTCCTCATGTTTCCTTTTCGAGTTTCACCTAAAGCCTTTCATGACTTGAACAAGTCTTCTTCCCGCAAAATAATTAGACCTTTTTTCATTTGTATGAGTTTGGTCAAACCTCTCTCTAAGTTTTATCTGTGACAGTGTTTTTGCAGATATTGCTATGATTTAACTCTCAAATATAAACTGATATTGGTCTGTTTGATTAAACAATCCAAGTTCCTGAAAGTGTATCCCATCCTCTGTCATGTTGGTTTACTACGACCTTACACTGATGAATGAGCTC is part of the Raphanus sativus cultivar WK10039 chromosome 5, ASM80110v3, whole genome shotgun sequence genome and harbors:
- the LOC108861094 gene encoding retinoblastoma-related protein 1-like isoform X3; this encodes MEEVEPPLTPPPNDSNGNRSEASLLDLCQKVLSLESSICVEALNLFAETKLILSTNMADIGSGTAEEVERFWFAFVLYSVKMLSVRKQVDVHQSMAGGNGFNLCQILRALKLNIVDFFRELPQFVVKAGPVLCQLYGSDWENRLQAKELQADFVHLSLLSSYYKRGYREFFLTYDANAESTSANSASYLPDSYRFGWLLFLALRNHAFSRFKDLVTCTNGLVSILAILIIHVPCRFRNFNIQDSSRFVKKDDKDVDLIASLCKIYDASEDELRAIMEKTNNLIESILKKKHSSSSACQTDKLRSINPDGLTYFEDLLDERSISTSLITLEKDYADAVCNKSELDERIFINEEDSLLGSGSLSAGAVNITGVKRKTDSLSSPARTFISPLSPHKSPAAKTNSIIGGGNKLTATPVRTAMTTAKWLRTVIRPLLPKPSPGLEHFLKSCDRDITSDVTRRAHVILEAIFPNSSFGYQCAGGSLQPVNLMDDIWAKERRLEAIKLYYRVLEAMCRAEAEILHATNLNSLLTNERFHRCMLACSAELVLATHRSITMLFPAVLEKTGITAFDLCKVVESFIRYEDSLPRELRRHLNSLEERLLESMVWEKGSSMYNSLIVARPSLAVEINQLRLLAEPMPSLDAIAALINFSGGLNHNASSIQMHETCPGQNGDIKSPKRQCTDYHSILVERNSFTSPVKDRLLAFGNAKSKMPAPPLQSAFASPTRPNPGGGGETFAETGINIFFTKISKLAAVRINGMVERLQFSQEIRESVYRLFQHVLAQRTSLFFNRHIDQIILCCFYGVAKISQMSLTFSEIVYNYRKQPQCNPLVFGSVYVDSFHCRRQGRIGPDHVYIITFYNDIFIPAAKTLLVEVVPVSNDQAVEANDKPEGHCHGSSKVSVFPSVPDMSPKKVSAVHNVYVSPLRGSKMDALILHSAKSSYACVGESTRAYQSPSKDLTAINNRLNNSSSSNSSKRKRTLNFDVELVSDSMVANSLPLKNQQNQNGSDTSSSGGASLKTEPLHS
- the LOC108861094 gene encoding retinoblastoma-related protein 1-like isoform X1, which translates into the protein MEEVEPPLTPPPNDSNGNRSEASLLDLCQKVLSLESSICVEALNLFAETKLILSTNMADIGSGTAEEVERFWFAFVLYSVKMLSVRKQVDVHQSMAGGNGFNLCQILRALKLNIVDFFRELPQFVVKAGPVLCQLYGSDWENRLQAKELQADFVHLSLLSSYYKRGYREFFLTYDANAESTSANSASYLPDSYRFGWLLFLALRNHAFSRFKDLVTCTNGLVSILAILIIHVPCRFRNFNIQDSSRFVKKDDKDVDLIASLCKIYDASEDELRAIMEKTNNLIESILKKKHSSSSACQTDKLRSINPDGLTYFEDLLDERSISTSLITLEKDYADAVCNKSELDERIFINEEDSLLGSGSLSAGAVNITGVKRKTDSLSSPARTFISPLSPHKSPAAKTNSIIGGGNKLTATPVRTAMTTAKWLRTVIRPLLPKPSPGLEHFLKSCDRDITSDVTRRAHVILEAIFPNSSFGYQCAGGSLQPVNLMDDIWAKERRLEAIKLYYRVLEAMCRAEAEILHATNLNSLLTNERFHRCMLACSAELVLATHRSITMLFPAVLEKTGITAFDLCKVVESFIRYEDSLPRELRRHLNSLEERLLESMVWEKGSSMYNSLIVARPSLAVEINQLRLLAEPMPSLDAIAALINFSGGLNHNASSIQMHETCPGQNGDIKSPKRQCTDYHSILVERNSFTSPVKDRLLAFGNAKSKMPAPPLQSAFASPTRPNPGGGGETFAETGINIFFTKISKLAAVRINGMVERLQFSQEIRESVYRLFQHVLAQRTSLFFNRHIDQIILCCFYGVAKISQMSLTFSEIVYNYRKQPQCNPLVFGSVYVDSFHCRRQGRIGPDHVYIITFYNDIFIPAAKTLLVEVVPVSNDQAVEANDKPEGHCHGSSKVSVFPSVPDMSPKKVSAVHNVYVSPLRGSKMDALILHSAKSSYACVGESTRAYQSPSKDLTAINNRLNNSSSSSSNSSKRKRTLNFDVELVSDSMVANSLPLKNQQNQNGSDTSSSGGASLKTEPLHS